In Kryptolebias marmoratus isolate JLee-2015 linkage group LG20, ASM164957v2, whole genome shotgun sequence, a genomic segment contains:
- the thoc1 gene encoding THO complex subunit 1, protein MSPSLFNFVDAKEKFTTAARHALGGKTCKQLVNVFNQIPGNETEKKTTLDQALRGVLGDQIDEQKTSCDDYLSLIYLSIDAVTEGICSATAPFVLLGDVLDCLPLDLCDKIFSFVEENVSTWKSSSFYTAGKNYLLRMCNDLLRRLSKSQNTVFCGRIQLFLARLFPLSEKSGLNLQSQFNLDNVTVFNKNEQETTLGQKTDEKEDGMEVEEGEMGEDDAPASCSIPIDYNLYRKFWMLQDYFRNPLQCFEKFSWITFVKYSDETLAVFKSYKLDDMQASKRKMEELRASDGEHVYFAKFLTSEKLMDLQLSDSNFRRHILVQYLILFQYLKGQVKFKNSSCVLNDDQNTWVEDTTKLVYQLLREIPPDGDKFATMVEHILNTEENWNAWKNEGCPSFVKERTVDEKPKRPTRKRQAPEDFLGKGPDRKIFMGNDELTRLWNLNQDNMEACKSDSREFMPSLDEFFAEAIEQADPVNMVEEEYKVVRNPNYGWRALRLLSRRSPHFFQPTNQKFKSLADYLDSMVSKLAKELPKDIPSEEIKTGEEDDDDNGDNLLKDSNDSPSIQNKLVTNQQMDDIAAKLGAQWKTLASHLEMKAAELREIETDSEDVDMQAKLLLVAWQDREGTQATVENLVTALNAAGFSQIADSLNET, encoded by the exons ATGTCGCCGTCCTTGTTCAATTTTGTCGATGCTAAAGAGAAATTCACG ACTGCTGCTAGACACGCACTGGGTGGTAAAACCTGCAAACAACTAGTTAATGTGTTTAATCAGATCCCCGGCAA TGAGACGGAGAAGAAGACCACACTGGACCAGGCTTTGAGGGGTGTTCTTGGTGATCAGATT GATGAGCAGAAGACGAGCTGTGATGACTACCTGTCTCTCATCTACCTGAGTATTGACGCTGTCACTGAGG GTATCTGCTCGGCCACAGCTCCTTTTGTCCTGCTGGGAGACGTGCTGGACTGCCTTCCACTTGACCTGTGTgacaaaatattctcttttgtTGAGGAAAATGTCTCTACCTGGAAATCG AGCTCCTTTTATACTGCAGGGAAGAACTATCTGCTCAGGATGTGTAACG ACCTTTTAAGGAGGCTGTCCAAATCCCAGAACACAGTGTTCTGTGGAAGAATCCAGCTTTTTCTAGCACGGCTCTTTCCTTTGTCTGAAAAATCAG GCCTCAACCTACAGAGCCAGTTTAATTTGGACAATGTCACTGTGtttaacaaaaatgaacaagaaacCACTCTTGGCCAGAAG ACGGATGAAAAGGAAGATGGTATGGAGGTGGAGGAAGGAGAAATGGGGGAGGATGATGCTCCTGCGTCATG CTCTATTCCAATTGACTACAACTTGTACAGAAAGTTCTGGATGTTGCAGGACTACTTTAGGAATCCGTTGCAGTGCTTTGAAAAGTTCTCATGGATAACATTTGTTAAG TACTCAGATGAGACCCTCGCGGTGTTCAAGAGCTACAAGCTGGATGACATGCAGGCGTCTAAGAGGAAGATGGAGGAGCTGAGAGCGTCTGATGGGGAGCACGTTTACTTTGCCAAGTTCCTCACAAGTGAGAAG TTGATGGACTTGCAGCTCAGTGACAGCAACTTCAGGCGTCACATTCTTGTGCAATATCTCATCCTCTTTCAGTACCTGAAGggtcaagtcaaatttaaaaa ctccagctgcGTTTTGAATGACGACCAAAATACATGGGTTGAGGATACAACCAAACTGGTGTATCAG CTGCTGAGAGAAATTCCTCCTGATGGAGACAAGTTCGCCACCATGGTTGAG CATATCCTCAACACAGAGGAAAACTGGAATGCCTGGAAAAACGAGGGATGTCCGAGCTTTGTGAAGGAAAG AACAGTAGATGAGAAACCAAAAAGGCCCACCAGGAAAAGACAAGCTCCAGAGGACTTCCTTGGAAAAGGGCCAGACCGCAAGATTTTCATGGGAAA tgATGAGTTGACTCGACTGTGGAACCTGAACCAGGACAATATGGAGGCGTGCAAGTCAGACAGCAG GGAGTTTATGCCGTCACTGGATGAGTTCTTTGCTGAAGCCATTGAACAGGCCGACCCTGTCAACATGGTGGAGGAGGAGTACAA AGTTGTTCGTAACCCAAACTATGGCTGGCGGGCTTTGAGGCTGCTGTCCAGGAGGAGTCCGCACTTCTTTCAGCCAACAAACCAGAAGTTCAAGAGCCTGGCGGACTACCTGGACAGCATGGTTAGCAAACTGGCCAAAGAGCTGCCG aaagatATTCCCTCAGAAGAAATCAAGACGGGggaagaggatgatgatgataatgggGACAATCTTCTGAAAGACAGTAATGACA GTCCAAGCATTCAGAACAAACTCGTGACCAACCAGCAGATGGATGACATCGCAGCCAAACTGGGTGCTCAGTGGAAGACGCTGGCTTCTCATTTGGAGATGAAGGCAGCCGAGCTGCGGGAAATCGAGACGGACAGTGAAGATGTTGACATGCAGGCCAAGCTTCTGCTGGTGGCCTGGCAGGACCGAGAGGGAACACAAGCTACCGTGGAGAACCTGGTCACAGCTCTGAACGCTGCAGGCTTCTCCCAGATCGCAGACAGCCTCAATGAGACCTAA
- the LOC108241711 gene encoding aquaporin-1-like: MSEIKLWAFWRAVLAECLGLIILVFTGLSAAIGSRNNTFPDHELKMALAFGLATTTLSQCIGHVSGAHMNPAITLGLLATCQISVLRAFFYMVAQMLGAVAGSAIVYGVRPESIDSLGVNKLNGITPCQGFGFEFLLTLQLVLCVLTVTDKRRKVGQYAPLAYGLSVTVGHLAGIGYTGCGINPARSLGPALIQLSFDDHWVYWAGPLSAGVVAALLYNYLLAPREELFSEQTRALLCCGWEEETEPLLGEVKDVE; this comes from the exons ATGTCAGAGATCAAATTGTGGGCCTTTTGGAGGGCCGTTCTGGCCGAATGTTTGGGACTGATCATATTGGTTTTTACTGGCCTCTCTGCTGCGATAGGGAGCCGCAATAATACTTTTCCTGACCACGAATTAAAAATGGCGCTTGCCTTTGGTTTGGCAACCACCACCTTGTCGCAGTGCATAGGTCACGTGAGCGGCGCTCACATGAACCCTGCCATCACTTTGGGCCTGCTGGCCACCTGCCAGATCAGTGTTCTCAGGGCCTTCTTCTACATGGTAGCACAGATGCTGGGTGCCGTGGCTGGCAGTGCTATTGTTTATGGTGTTAGGCCAGAGAGCATAGACAGCCTTGGTGTTAACAAG CTAAATGGAATCACCCCTTGTCAAGGTTTTGGGTTTGAATTCCTGCTCACTCTTCAGCTGGTCCTGTGTGTGTTAACAGTCACTGACAAAAGGCGAAAGGTTGGCCAATATGCACCTTTGGCATATGGACTTTCTGTAACGGTGGGACATCTTGCTGGG ATCGGCTACACAGGATGTGGTATCAACCCAGCTCGATCTCTTGGGCCGGCCCTTATTCAGCTGTCCTTCGATGATCACTGG GTGTACTGGGCTGGACCGCTGAGCGCTGGTGTGGTGGCAGCACTTCTGTATAATTACCTGCTGGCTCCCAGAGAGGAGCTCTTCAGTGAACAAACAAGGGCCTTGCTTTGCTGCGGCTGGGAAGAAGAAACCGAGCCTCTTCTGGGAGAAGTTAAGGATGTAGAATGA